GCAGCTCGAGCGGCAGCGCCAGGAACTGGACAAGCGGGAGCAGGCGCTCCAACAGCGGTCCCAGGAGCTGGCGCGGCTGGAGAAGCAGCTCCAGGCCCGGGAGCAGGACCTGGCGCGGCGTCTCGCCGAGGTGGCGAAGCGGGAGCAGGAACTGGCGGGTGCGGCCGACCGGGAGAAGTACTACCGGGAGCTCATCGAGGCGGTGGCGCAGATGAGGCCGGAGCAGGCCGCCCCCATCATCGAGCAGCTTGACATGGAACTGGCGAGGCGGCTGCTTGGCTCCATGGAGCCGCGCCAGGCGGGGGCGATTCTGGGCCGGCTCGATCCCAAGTACGCCTCGAAACTCCTGGCTGCCATCAACGAGCTACCTTTGAACGATTCCCAGAAGCTCGAAGCCTCCTCGGGCGGGGCCACCACCTCCACGGCGCAGGCGGCGCCTTCGGGTGGACAGGCCTCTTCGGGGCGTTAGGGCTTCGGGGAAACCCACCGGAAAGGGGGTGAGCAGCGAAATGAGCTCACTTAGCATCCAGGCCGGGGCCACTCTGGCGAGTGGCGCAGGCCGGGGAACGGCGCTGAGCGGCACGCCGGCACCAGGCGGCTCGGCTGCTGTGCCATCGGAAAGCGCCGGCAGGCCGGAGTTCGCGGCGGTGCTGGCCGAGGCATCGGCCCTCCAGGCTCCGGCCGGGCAAGGCGAAACCGGCCGGCAGCGGACCGGTTCCGCCGCCCATCACGGCGAGGAGCCGCCTCCCCAGGCGGGCGACGCCGGCACAGGCGCCGAACGGCGGGACGTGCCGGTTGCTGTCGCCCAGGAACTGGCGCTGGCTGTTGCACCGGGGTGGGCGGCCGGGCTGCAGGCGCCACAAGCTGGGGGCGCATCAGCGCCGAACGCCGTGGGCGAGGTGCCTGTGACGCCGCTGCCGGCGGGCCCCGCTCCAGCGGGCACGGGCGTTACATCGGGGCTCAGCGGCTCTCCGGGGCCGGGCTTTTTCCAGGCGGGCTCGTCGCCTGCCGCGGCCCGGCCGGACAACCCGCTGCCGGGCGGCTTGGCGCCCCACTCGGCCTCGCCGTCAGGGGACGTGCCGGCTCTTTCTTCGGTGCTCCTCAACGGCCCCGCCGCGCAGGGGCTGATGGGGACGCAGGTGGCGTTCGGGCGGTTTGCCGATGACCCGGTCCGTTCGAACGTCGAGCCCTACCTGCGGGCGCTCGGGTGGAACGGGACCCGAGCGGGTTTCGACGGCGGTCGTGCACGAGGTCAAGCGAAGGCCGGCGCGGCGGCGGGCGCCTCCGGACAGCCGGGGCTCGCTTGGCCGCTCCTGGAAGGCCAGCACGGCACGTTGCCTGACGGGACGCCGGACGCCGGGGTGGACGTCACTACAGCTGCCGCAGCCGGCCGGGTTGGGCATGCGCCGCGCGTTCGGGTGGCCTCAGAGCCGCGCGCGGAGGGTGCCCTTATCGTTCAGGGAGGCGACGGCTCAGGGGTCCCGGGGAGCGGCGCGGGCCCGGGGCAGAGCCTTGCGCCCGCCGGGAGCGCGACGGAGCTTGCCCAAGCCATCCGAGCGGGCTCCACCCATGGGGCCGGGCTGGCTTCGGACGAGACCGCCGGGGCCCAGGGGTTCCGGGGAGCGACGGCCGAACCCGGTGCCGCGGTCGTGACCGGGCCGGATGGCCCGGGCAGCGCGCAGTCCGCGGTGCGCCAGTACACGGTCGCGCCGATCTCCCGGCCGGGTCGAGCCGCGGCAGAAGGCGGCACGACGGCATGGGACGGGGGTAGTCCTGATGGCCAGACGCCGGGCGGGGGAGGCCAGGCCCGGGCCTTCACCGGAGGTACGGCCCGCTCGAACGGCGCTGCACCGGGGGCACCCGCGGGCGGCGCCGGCCACGGCCTCCAGTTCGTATCCGATGCTGAAGGCCGGGCTCGCCAGGAGGAACCGGCGGGTGGTGCTCCCGATCGGGCTGTCCGGGCCCTGGTGAAGCAGGGCGGGCCCTCTGTAGCCGAACAGGGGGCTTTCGAAGCGGTCTCGGGTTCGCCGCACGTACAGGCGGGTGAGGATCCACAGACGTTCTTTCGCGAAGCGGCTCGGCTGGTTGCCTCCCACGTCACCCGGTGGATCGAGCAGGCCCCGTCAGCCGCCTACCGCCGGGGTGAAGTGGTTGCCGCCCGGATCGCGCAGGACGGCACCGAGATCCGGCTGCAGCTCCATCCCCCCGAGATGGGAGAGTTGAGGCTGGTTCTCAACTCCGAGGGCTCGCAGCTCACGGTGCACGTGGTGGCCCGGCAGCCGGACACGGGGCAGCTTCTCCGGCAGCACGCCGGCTTGCTCCAGCAGGCGCTGGAGCAGGCGGGGCTGCACCTCGCGGGGTTCTCGGTCGAGGTCGGGCACCACGCCATGGGCGGCCAGCACGCGCCGCTT
This window of the Bacillota bacterium genome carries:
- a CDS encoding flagellar hook-length control protein FliK produces the protein MSSLSIQAGATLASGAGRGTALSGTPAPGGSAAVPSESAGRPEFAAVLAEASALQAPAGQGETGRQRTGSAAHHGEEPPPQAGDAGTGAERRDVPVAVAQELALAVAPGWAAGLQAPQAGGASAPNAVGEVPVTPLPAGPAPAGTGVTSGLSGSPGPGFFQAGSSPAAARPDNPLPGGLAPHSASPSGDVPALSSVLLNGPAAQGLMGTQVAFGRFADDPVRSNVEPYLRALGWNGTRAGFDGGRARGQAKAGAAAGASGQPGLAWPLLEGQHGTLPDGTPDAGVDVTTAAAAGRVGHAPRVRVASEPRAEGALIVQGGDGSGVPGSGAGPGQSLAPAGSATELAQAIRAGSTHGAGLASDETAGAQGFRGATAEPGAAVVTGPDGPGSAQSAVRQYTVAPISRPGRAAAEGGTTAWDGGSPDGQTPGGGGQARAFTGGTARSNGAAPGAPAGGAGHGLQFVSDAEGRARQEEPAGGAPDRAVRALVKQGGPSVAEQGAFEAVSGSPHVQAGEDPQTFFREAARLVASHVTRWIEQAPSAAYRRGEVVAARIAQDGTEIRLQLHPPEMGELRLVLNSEGSQLTVHVVARQPDTGQLLRQHAGLLQQALEQAGLHLAGFSVEVGHHAMGGQHAPLPWFGSQAGAPAGAWARPSDGELMATVREEPAWVRLGMAAVDVRV